A single genomic interval of Pyrobaculum arsenaticum DSM 13514 harbors:
- a CDS encoding FAD-dependent oxidoreductase translates to MKVAVVGGGPAGYVAAIRAAQLGAKVTLVEEGELGGECTNWACIPSKTLLRAVEVYKEAAEYLQDLPKFDWKAVQSRRWAVVKRLREGIEKLLSMNEVEVVKARAQPAPGRAVKADGRVIEADALILATGSVPAPLPNLPFGGKVLDTKSALLLEEPPSSVLIVGGGAAGAELATLFAKVGSKVVLVEVVDRLLPALDADIGRTVERELRAMGVEVYTSSTVLSVDDRGRAVSARLKTAKGEIDLEADYVVVAAGRRPNPGPFADLV, encoded by the coding sequence ATGAAGGTAGCCGTAGTGGGGGGCGGCCCGGCCGGTTACGTCGCGGCGATACGCGCGGCTCAGCTAGGGGCCAAGGTCACCCTAGTAGAGGAGGGAGAGCTGGGCGGCGAGTGCACCAACTGGGCCTGCATCCCCTCCAAGACCCTCCTCCGCGCCGTCGAGGTCTATAAGGAGGCCGCCGAATACCTACAGGACCTCCCTAAATTTGACTGGAAGGCGGTGCAGAGCCGGAGGTGGGCCGTGGTCAAGAGGCTACGGGAGGGCATCGAGAAGTTGCTCAGCATGAACGAGGTTGAGGTGGTCAAGGCGAGGGCCCAGCCAGCCCCGGGGAGGGCCGTCAAGGCAGACGGGAGGGTTATTGAGGCCGACGCCCTGATATTAGCCACGGGTAGCGTGCCCGCCCCTCTGCCCAATCTGCCCTTCGGCGGTAAGGTGTTGGACACCAAGTCCGCCCTGCTCCTCGAGGAGCCCCCCAGCAGTGTGTTGATCGTGGGGGGAGGGGCGGCGGGGGCGGAGCTGGCTACGCTCTTCGCCAAGGTCGGCTCCAAGGTGGTGTTGGTCGAGGTGGTGGATAGGCTGTTGCCAGCTCTCGACGCCGACATCGGCAGGACCGTGGAGAGGGAGCTTCGGGCCATGGGCGTGGAGGTCTACACCTCTTCGACCGTGTTGAGCGTAGACGATAGGGGCCGCGCCGTGTCGGCCCGCCTAAAGACGGCCAAGGGCGAGATCGATCTTGAGGCCGACTACGTGGTTGTGGCGGCCGGGAGGAGGCCCAATCCCGGCCCGTTCGCCGATCTTGTGTAG
- a CDS encoding dihydrolipoamide acetyltransferase family protein encodes MIEFKFPDLGEGLVEGEIVKWHVKEGDFVKEGDPLVDVMTEKANVTLPAPATGKVVKIFAKEGEIVKVGQVLCVIEEVAAQEASPKAPAAEASTSQKVVAMPAARRLARELGIDLSKVKGTGPGGVITVEDVRRAAEELARQEKAPPAPPPAAVQPPPAIAQPQAPAAAQLPQPVAEEERIPVRGIRRAVAEKMAKSASAIPHAYHFEEVDVTELVSLRERLRQEAERLGVKLTYLPFVAKAVAVALREFPMLNSSFDEERGEIVVKRRIHLGFAVDTEQGLMVVVVRDADKKSVLEIARELNALAERARAGKASVDEVRGSTFTITNIGAIGGVGGLPIINYPEAAIMALGKIRKIPRVVNGAVVPRDVMNVVVGFDHRVVDGAYVARFTNRVKELLEDVGKLLLYI; translated from the coding sequence ATGATCGAGTTCAAGTTCCCCGACTTGGGGGAGGGGCTCGTCGAGGGCGAGATCGTCAAGTGGCACGTGAAGGAGGGGGATTTCGTGAAGGAGGGCGACCCCCTTGTGGATGTTATGACGGAGAAGGCCAACGTGACGTTGCCTGCCCCAGCCACAGGCAAGGTTGTGAAGATATTCGCGAAGGAGGGGGAGATCGTGAAGGTGGGACAGGTCCTCTGCGTCATAGAGGAGGTCGCCGCCCAAGAGGCGTCGCCCAAGGCGCCTGCCGCCGAGGCGTCGACCTCCCAGAAGGTCGTTGCAATGCCGGCGGCGAGGAGGCTGGCCAGGGAGCTGGGAATAGATCTGTCTAAGGTGAAGGGGACCGGGCCGGGCGGGGTGATCACGGTCGAGGACGTGAGGCGCGCGGCCGAGGAGCTGGCGAGGCAAGAGAAGGCGCCGCCCGCCCCGCCGCCGGCGGCCGTCCAGCCGCCCCCGGCGATTGCCCAGCCCCAGGCTCCGGCAGCAGCCCAGTTGCCTCAACCGGTTGCTGAGGAGGAGAGGATACCGGTGAGGGGGATCAGAAGGGCAGTCGCCGAGAAGATGGCCAAGTCTGCCTCCGCCATACCCCACGCCTACCACTTCGAGGAGGTGGACGTCACGGAGCTCGTCTCGCTGAGGGAGAGGCTGAGGCAGGAGGCGGAGAGGCTGGGGGTTAAGCTGACCTACCTCCCCTTCGTGGCCAAGGCGGTCGCGGTGGCGCTGAGGGAGTTCCCCATGTTGAACTCCAGCTTCGACGAGGAGAGGGGCGAGATCGTGGTGAAGAGGAGGATACACTTGGGCTTCGCCGTGGACACTGAGCAGGGGCTGATGGTCGTGGTGGTGAGGGATGCCGATAAGAAGAGCGTGTTGGAGATAGCGAGGGAGCTCAACGCCTTGGCGGAGAGGGCGAGGGCCGGCAAGGCCTCCGTGGACGAGGTCAGGGGATCCACCTTCACCATCACCAACATAGGCGCCATAGGGGGAGTGGGGGGCTTGCCCATCATAAACTACCCCGAGGCGGCGATAATGGCCCTGGGCAAGATCAGGAAGATCCCCAGGGTAGTAAACGGCGCGGTCGTCCCCAGAGACGTCATGAACGTGGTGGTGGGGTTCGACCACAGGGTGGTGGACGGGGCATACGTGGCGAGGTTCACCAACAGAGTCAAGGAGCTGCTGGAGGACGTGGGCAAGCTCCTCCTGTACATATGA